Proteins from a single region of Dysosmobacter acutus:
- a CDS encoding TIGR03915 family putative DNA repair protein — protein sequence MSELVYLYDGSFEGFLCCVFESYTRREVLTAIYSDEDFAPVLFATRTVETDRAHALRVYRSLVKISPQAGNLIRKGFLTCLPDREYRLYLLIRKLYRVGAPLLRRFSDEVCYPVFTAVRHLEGEAHLLRGFVRFSEFSGILGAEIEPKNRVLPILRGHFCGRYQNETFFIYDRTHHEVLLYADRKSEIRPLEDFEMAPPDEEEASYRILWKRFYDTIAIKERYNPKCRMTQMPKRYWNTMTEFQPPSYFKAKNSPAAVEGPAAPGGIPAPGRLQAPGPPAPE from the coding sequence ATGTCTGAACTGGTCTATCTGTATGACGGCAGTTTTGAAGGGTTTCTCTGCTGCGTCTTTGAAAGCTATACAAGAAGAGAAGTCCTCACCGCTATTTACAGCGATGAGGACTTCGCACCTGTGCTGTTTGCCACAAGGACGGTGGAGACCGACCGGGCCCACGCACTGCGGGTCTACCGCAGTCTGGTCAAGATTTCGCCCCAGGCTGGAAACCTGATCCGCAAGGGGTTTCTGACCTGCCTTCCGGACCGGGAATACCGCCTGTATCTGCTGATCCGAAAGCTCTATCGGGTGGGCGCGCCGCTGCTCCGCCGTTTTTCCGACGAGGTTTGTTACCCTGTCTTTACCGCTGTCCGCCATCTGGAGGGCGAGGCTCATCTCCTGCGGGGATTCGTCCGGTTCTCCGAATTCTCCGGCATCCTGGGTGCTGAAATCGAGCCGAAAAACCGGGTGCTTCCCATCCTGCGTGGCCACTTCTGCGGCCGCTATCAGAATGAGACCTTCTTCATCTACGACCGGACTCACCACGAGGTGCTGCTCTACGCCGACCGCAAATCGGAGATCCGTCCACTGGAGGATTTCGAGATGGCGCCGCCGGACGAGGAGGAGGCATCCTACCGCATCCTCTGGAAACGCTTCTATGACACCATCGCCATTAAGGAGCGCTACAATCCCAAATGCCGCATGACGCAGATGCCCAAGCGCTATTGGAACACCATGACGGAGTTTCAGCCCCCTTCTTATTTTAAGGCGAAAAATTCTCCCGCAGCCGTTGAAGGCCCCGCCGCTCCAGGCGGGATACCTGCACCTGGGAGACTCCAAGCACCCGGGCCGCCTGCTCCTGAGTAA
- a CDS encoding YcxB family protein — protein MEVVTQYTPRDLIAFQRIYAKTTGRRKTLLMRGFYCLFGLLGLLSGCLLIYAEGKLSVLVAVELVIGTLFLFAGIFYFRLTAWSSKRMMPKEVRTNTFLFGEEEITIRDELETSQLPYRVIKTWGESRELVALFFSDKHGILLPKRDISDPEALRVFLQKKLSCGRVDFGF, from the coding sequence ATGGAAGTTGTCACACAGTATACGCCTCGTGATTTGATTGCCTTCCAGCGGATTTACGCAAAAACAACAGGCCGGCGCAAGACGCTGCTGATGCGTGGATTCTACTGCCTGTTCGGCCTGCTGGGTCTGCTCAGCGGCTGTCTTTTGATCTATGCGGAGGGAAAACTTTCCGTACTGGTGGCGGTGGAGCTGGTCATAGGAACACTGTTTCTTTTCGCGGGAATCTTTTATTTCCGCCTCACCGCCTGGAGCTCCAAACGGATGATGCCCAAGGAGGTTCGGACCAACACCTTTCTCTTTGGCGAGGAGGAGATCACCATTCGGGACGAGCTGGAGACCTCTCAGCTGCCCTATCGGGTCATCAAGACCTGGGGCGAGAGCCGGGAGCTGGTGGCCCTTTTCTTCAGCGACAAGCATGGAATCCTGCTGCCTAAGCGGGATATCTCCGACCCGGAGGCCCTGCGGGTATTTCTACAGAAAAAACTCTCCTGCGGGAGAGTGGACTTTGGATTTTAA
- a CDS encoding valine--tRNA ligase yields the protein MKKELPKVYEPQQVESRIYQMWMDGGCFRAEPDPKKKPFSIVMPPPNVTGQLHMGHALDSTLQDILTRFKRMQGYSALWLPGTDHAGIATQIKVEEELRKSEGKTRYDLGREKFLERVWQWKEKYGGRIVRQQQKLGVSCDWSRSRFTMDEGCSKAVRETFCDLYEKGYIYKGSRIINWCPHCTTALSDAEVEYVDKPGHLWYIRYPLSDGSGDLVVATTRPETMMGDTGVAVNPEDERFKDLVGKTCILPIMNREIPIVADDYVELGFGTGAVKMTPAHDPNDFEVGLRHNLEVIRVINDDGFINEDGGPYNGMDRYECRRQIIKDLEEQGYLVKSEPYSHNVGTCYRCHNDVEPLISAQWFVKMEPLAQEALRVVRSGEVKFVPERFSKTYTNWMENVHDWCISRQLWWGHQIPAWYCDECGHINVSREDPVQCEKCGCTHLTRDPDVLDTWFSSALWPFSTLGWPEKTEDLKYFYPTSVMVTGYDIIFFWVARMIFSGCEQMKEIPFHTVLIHGLVRDDKGRKMSKSLGNGIDPLEMAEQYGADALRFNLITGNSPGNDTRFYTEKCEAMRNFANKIWNASRFVMMNLSIETCRLPERLELEDKWVLSKLNTLVREVTENLDSYEIGVASAKVYDFIWDTYCDWYIELTKTRMNGEDAQSRQTAEQVLCYVLTQVLKLLHPFMPFITEEIWQALPRLEGEEGAFLMTSQWPEYRQALDFPAEEAAMEAVMDTIKAVRARRAEMNVPPSKKAELILSTEEPAIYRQGIHFITRLAFASEVKIVGEAPENLNGLVTIVTHKANVYIPLRELVDFEKELERIGKEKEKAQKGLASVEGKLKNEKFVANAPEAVVNAEREKAVKYRELIAKLEESEAAMKN from the coding sequence ATGAAAAAAGAGCTGCCAAAAGTGTATGAGCCCCAGCAGGTGGAGTCCCGCATCTACCAGATGTGGATGGACGGGGGATGCTTCCGGGCGGAGCCGGACCCAAAGAAAAAGCCGTTCTCCATTGTGATGCCGCCGCCCAATGTCACCGGACAGCTGCACATGGGTCATGCCCTTGATTCCACCCTCCAGGACATCCTGACCCGTTTTAAGCGGATGCAGGGCTACTCCGCCCTGTGGCTGCCGGGCACCGACCACGCCGGCATCGCCACACAGATCAAGGTGGAGGAGGAACTGCGCAAGAGCGAGGGAAAGACCCGCTATGACCTGGGCCGTGAAAAATTCTTAGAGCGCGTCTGGCAGTGGAAGGAGAAGTACGGCGGCCGCATTGTGCGCCAGCAGCAGAAGCTTGGCGTCTCCTGCGACTGGAGCCGCTCCCGTTTCACCATGGACGAGGGCTGCTCCAAGGCGGTCCGGGAGACCTTTTGCGACCTCTATGAAAAGGGGTATATCTACAAGGGCAGCCGGATCATCAACTGGTGTCCCCACTGCACCACCGCCCTTTCCGACGCGGAGGTGGAGTATGTGGACAAGCCGGGCCACCTCTGGTATATCCGCTATCCGCTGAGCGACGGCTCCGGCGATTTGGTGGTGGCCACCACCCGACCCGAAACCATGATGGGCGATACCGGCGTGGCCGTAAACCCGGAGGATGAGCGGTTCAAGGATCTTGTGGGCAAGACCTGCATCCTGCCCATTATGAACCGGGAGATTCCCATTGTGGCCGACGACTATGTGGAACTGGGCTTTGGCACCGGCGCCGTGAAGATGACCCCGGCCCATGACCCCAACGACTTTGAGGTGGGGCTGCGCCACAACCTGGAGGTCATCCGCGTCATCAATGACGACGGCTTCATCAATGAAGACGGCGGCCCCTACAACGGAATGGACCGCTACGAGTGCCGCAGGCAGATCATAAAGGACCTGGAGGAGCAGGGCTATCTGGTGAAGAGCGAGCCTTACAGCCACAACGTGGGCACCTGCTACCGCTGCCACAACGACGTGGAGCCGCTGATTTCGGCCCAGTGGTTTGTGAAGATGGAGCCCCTGGCCCAGGAGGCGCTGCGGGTGGTGCGCAGCGGCGAGGTGAAGTTTGTCCCGGAGCGCTTCTCCAAGACCTACACCAACTGGATGGAAAATGTCCACGACTGGTGCATTTCCCGCCAGCTCTGGTGGGGCCACCAGATTCCCGCCTGGTACTGCGACGAGTGCGGCCACATCAATGTCAGCCGCGAAGACCCGGTGCAGTGCGAAAAGTGCGGCTGCACCCATCTGACAAGAGACCCGGATGTGCTGGACACCTGGTTCTCCTCCGCCCTGTGGCCCTTCTCCACCCTGGGCTGGCCGGAGAAGACGGAGGACCTCAAGTACTTCTATCCCACCTCCGTCATGGTGACGGGGTACGACATCATCTTTTTCTGGGTGGCCCGGATGATCTTCTCCGGATGTGAGCAGATGAAGGAGATTCCCTTCCACACTGTGCTGATCCACGGATTGGTTCGTGACGACAAGGGCCGCAAGATGTCCAAGTCCTTAGGCAATGGCATCGATCCGCTGGAAATGGCGGAGCAGTACGGCGCCGACGCCCTGCGCTTTAACCTGATTACCGGAAATTCCCCGGGCAACGACACCCGGTTCTACACGGAAAAGTGTGAGGCCATGCGCAACTTTGCCAACAAGATTTGGAATGCCTCCCGCTTTGTGATGATGAACCTGAGCATTGAAACATGCCGCCTGCCAGAGCGGCTGGAGTTGGAGGACAAGTGGGTCCTGAGCAAGCTGAACACCCTGGTGAGGGAAGTCACCGAAAACCTGGACAGCTACGAGATCGGCGTGGCCTCCGCCAAGGTCTACGATTTCATCTGGGACACCTACTGCGACTGGTATATTGAGCTGACCAAAACCCGTATGAACGGCGAGGATGCCCAGAGCAGGCAGACGGCGGAGCAGGTGCTGTGCTACGTGCTCACCCAGGTGCTCAAGCTGCTGCATCCCTTCATGCCCTTTATCACGGAGGAGATTTGGCAGGCGCTGCCCCGTCTGGAGGGAGAGGAGGGCGCGTTCCTGATGACCTCCCAGTGGCCTGAATACCGGCAAGCGCTGGACTTCCCGGCGGAGGAGGCCGCCATGGAGGCGGTGATGGACACCATCAAGGCGGTCCGCGCCCGCCGGGCGGAGATGAACGTGCCGCCCTCCAAAAAGGCGGAGCTGATCCTGTCCACAGAGGAGCCGGCCATCTACAGGCAGGGCATCCACTTCATCACCCGGCTGGCCTTTGCCTCTGAGGTAAAGATTGTGGGCGAGGCTCCGGAGAATCTCAACGGCTTGGTGACCATTGTGACCCACAAGGCCAATGTGTATATCCCCCTGCGGGAACTGGTGGATTTTGAAAAGGAACTGGAGCGGATTGGCAAAGAGAAGGAAAAGGCGCAAAAAGGGCTGGCGTCGGTGGAGGGCAAGCTGAAAAACGAGAAGTTTGTCGCCAACGCGCCGGAGGCCGTGGTCAACGCCGAACGGGAAAAAGCGGTGAAATACCGGGAGCTGATTGCCAAGTTGGAGGAGTCCGAGGCCGCGATGAAAAACTGA
- a CDS encoding replication-associated recombination protein A translates to MERPLADEIRPQTLDEVVGQAHLLAPGAVLRRIIESGTNANMVFYGPSGTGKTTVANLIAQRTNRTLYRLNATTASLQDIKEIIADVGTLMAPGGVLLYLDEIQYFNKKQQQSLLEFMENGKITLIASTTENPYFYVYSALLSRSTVFEFKQVPPAEVERAVLRGLEIEGRRLGLEISWEEAVPIQIATACGGDVRKAINAVELLCQSATPEKGKLKLTSEDALQVAQRSAMRYDKDGDAHYDILSALQKSIRGSDPDAAVHYLARLLEAGDLLSPCRRLLVIAAEDIGLAYPQAIVITKACVDAAVQLGLPEARLPLAEAAVLLATAPKSNSAHNAIIAAMEDVAHGKTGEIPRQLQNVHADTTGFDNRQNYKYPHNYPSHWVEQQYLPDAIRGARYYEYADNKTEQAARRYWEEIKGKR, encoded by the coding sequence ATGGAACGGCCCCTTGCGGATGAAATCCGCCCCCAGACACTGGATGAAGTGGTGGGGCAAGCCCATCTTCTCGCTCCCGGAGCCGTGCTGCGCCGGATCATTGAGAGCGGGACCAATGCCAACATGGTGTTCTACGGCCCATCCGGCACGGGAAAAACCACGGTGGCAAACCTGATCGCCCAGCGGACCAACCGTACGCTGTACCGGCTCAACGCCACTACCGCGTCTTTGCAGGACATCAAGGAGATCATCGCCGATGTGGGTACGCTGATGGCCCCCGGCGGAGTGCTGCTCTATCTGGATGAGATTCAGTACTTTAACAAAAAGCAGCAGCAGAGTCTGCTGGAATTTATGGAGAACGGGAAGATTACCCTGATCGCCTCCACCACGGAAAACCCCTATTTTTATGTGTATAGCGCGCTTTTGTCCCGCAGCACCGTGTTTGAATTCAAGCAGGTTCCGCCGGCGGAGGTGGAGCGGGCCGTCCTGAGAGGGCTGGAGATCGAAGGGCGGCGATTGGGCTTGGAGATCAGCTGGGAAGAAGCGGTTCCCATTCAGATCGCCACCGCCTGCGGAGGCGATGTGCGCAAAGCCATCAACGCGGTGGAGCTGCTGTGCCAGTCTGCGACCCCGGAGAAGGGAAAGCTGAAACTGACAAGTGAAGATGCTTTGCAGGTCGCGCAGCGCAGCGCTATGCGCTATGATAAGGATGGGGACGCTCACTATGACATCCTCTCCGCGCTGCAAAAGTCCATCCGCGGATCGGACCCGGACGCGGCGGTCCACTATCTGGCCAGGCTCCTTGAGGCGGGAGATCTGCTCTCGCCCTGCCGGAGGCTTTTGGTCATCGCGGCGGAGGACATCGGCCTTGCCTATCCCCAGGCCATCGTCATCACAAAGGCCTGCGTGGATGCGGCGGTGCAGTTGGGGCTTCCGGAGGCGAGGCTTCCTCTGGCGGAGGCTGCGGTGCTTCTGGCCACGGCGCCCAAATCCAACTCCGCCCACAACGCCATCATCGCCGCCATGGAGGATGTGGCCCACGGCAAGACCGGTGAGATTCCCCGCCAGCTGCAAAATGTCCACGCGGACACCACCGGATTTGACAACCGGCAAAACTACAAATACCCCCACAACTATCCCAGCCACTGGGTGGAGCAGCAGTATCTGCCTGACGCTATCCGCGGCGCCCGGTACTATGAGTACGCAGACAACAAGACGGAGCAGGCCGCCCGGCGCTATTGGGAGGAGATCAAAGGGAAGCGGTGA
- a CDS encoding S1 RNA-binding domain-containing protein, with translation MDDLKAAQESGAILEGVVLRCDTQHNLHVSLGGYTGIISRDQAVLPSINGSDREIAVLSRVGKPVCFTVSSIRSDEKGAPVVRLSRRQAQERAMAYLLEALKPGMVIDAAITHMENFGAFVDIGCGIVSLLPIENISISRITHPAERFRSGQRIRAVISSVDRENKRFQLTHKELLGTWMENASRYHSGETVRGIVRGVKSYGIFVELQPNLSGLADLKEGFSPGECVSVFIKSLQPERMKIKLQIIEKLPPFLPQLSYQITDGQIALWRYSPPGFQRDLIETDFTASL, from the coding sequence TTGGATGATTTAAAAGCGGCACAGGAGTCCGGTGCCATTTTGGAGGGCGTCGTCCTGCGCTGTGACACTCAGCATAACCTGCATGTCTCCCTGGGCGGATACACAGGCATCATTTCCCGGGACCAGGCCGTACTGCCCTCCATCAACGGCTCCGACCGGGAGATCGCCGTGCTGTCCCGGGTGGGAAAACCGGTCTGCTTCACGGTTTCCTCCATCCGCTCCGATGAAAAGGGCGCCCCGGTGGTTCGTCTTTCACGCCGGCAGGCCCAGGAGCGGGCAATGGCGTATCTGCTTGAGGCTCTGAAGCCCGGCATGGTGATCGATGCCGCGATCACACACATGGAGAACTTCGGCGCTTTCGTGGATATTGGCTGCGGGATCGTCTCGCTGCTGCCCATTGAGAACATCTCCATCTCCCGCATCACCCACCCCGCTGAGCGCTTCCGTTCAGGGCAGCGGATCCGGGCGGTGATCTCCTCCGTGGATCGGGAGAACAAACGCTTTCAGCTGACCCACAAGGAGCTTCTTGGCACCTGGATGGAAAACGCCAGCCGCTACCATTCCGGCGAAACCGTCCGGGGCATTGTCCGAGGCGTCAAAAGCTACGGCATCTTTGTGGAGCTCCAGCCCAACCTCTCCGGTCTTGCGGACCTGAAAGAGGGCTTTTCTCCGGGCGAGTGCGTGTCCGTGTTCATCAAAAGCCTGCAGCCGGAGCGGATGAAGATCAAGCTCCAGATCATCGAAAAACTTCCGCCCTTCCTGCCCCAGCTCTCCTATCAGATCACTGACGGCCAGATTGCCCTGTGGCGCTATTCACCACCGGGCTTTCAGCGGGACCTCATTGAGACGGACTTCACCGCTTCCCTTTGA
- the sigE gene encoding RNA polymerase sporulation sigma factor SigE, protein MTRLGLLRPGKIMYIGGSDTLPPPLSREAEAKLLERIAEEDARQTLIEHNLRLVVYIARRFENTGIGIEDLISIGTIGLIKAVSTYQPGKNIKLATYASRCIENEILMYLRKNASRRSEISFDEPLNTDWDGNELLLSDVLGTEEDTVMRPIEEVVDRKLLHSAISTLPQREKEIIVLRFGLEGHQEQTQKEVASRLGISQSYISRLEKRIIQRLKKEILRMS, encoded by the coding sequence CTGACCCGGTTGGGGCTGCTGCGACCGGGGAAAATCATGTACATCGGGGGCAGCGATACGCTGCCGCCGCCTCTTTCCCGGGAGGCGGAAGCAAAGCTGCTGGAGCGGATCGCCGAGGAGGACGCGCGCCAGACGCTGATTGAGCACAATTTGCGCCTGGTGGTCTATATTGCCCGCCGGTTTGAAAATACCGGCATCGGCATTGAGGACCTGATCTCCATTGGGACCATCGGGCTCATCAAGGCGGTGTCCACCTATCAGCCGGGGAAGAACATCAAGCTGGCCACCTACGCCTCCCGGTGCATTGAGAATGAAATTCTCATGTATCTGCGCAAAAATGCGTCACGGCGGTCGGAAATCTCCTTTGACGAGCCGCTGAACACAGACTGGGACGGGAACGAGCTGCTGCTCTCCGATGTGTTGGGCACGGAGGAGGACACGGTGATGCGCCCCATCGAAGAGGTGGTGGACCGCAAGCTGCTCCACAGCGCGATCAGCACGCTGCCCCAGCGGGAAAAGGAGATCATTGTGCTCCGCTTTGGGCTGGAGGGCCACCAGGAGCAGACCCAAAAAGAGGTGGCAAGCCGCTTGGGAATATCCCAGTCCTACATCTCACGACTGGAAAAGCGGATCATCCAGCGGCTGAAAAAAGAGATTCTTCGAATGAGCTGA
- a CDS encoding DUF951 domain-containing protein encodes MELHLHDKVELKKEHPCGSKTWEVLRVGMDIKLRCLGCGHELMLPRSKVEKSIRKILTEEGEK; translated from the coding sequence TTGGAACTGCACCTGCACGATAAGGTGGAACTGAAAAAGGAACATCCCTGCGGCAGCAAAACCTGGGAGGTGCTCCGGGTGGGGATGGATATCAAGCTGCGCTGTCTTGGCTGCGGGCATGAGCTGATGCTGCCCCGCAGCAAGGTGGAAAAGAGCATCCGGAAAATCCTGACGGAGGAGGGTGAAAAATGA
- the spoIIAB gene encoding anti-sigma F factor: protein MKAINYISMEFLSRSSNEGFARVAVAGFATQMDPTLDELGDIKTAVSEAVTNATIHAYPDSLGKVLVRARIFEGNILEILVRDWGRGIPDVEQARQPMFTTGGEERSGMGFTIMESFMDHLTVRSKPGKGTTVVMRRKIAVRAHL, encoded by the coding sequence ATGAAAGCAATCAACTACATATCCATGGAGTTTTTGAGCCGCAGCAGCAACGAGGGCTTTGCCCGTGTGGCTGTGGCGGGCTTTGCCACGCAGATGGACCCCACGTTGGACGAATTGGGCGATATCAAAACGGCGGTGAGCGAGGCGGTGACCAACGCCACCATCCACGCCTATCCGGATTCACTTGGGAAGGTGCTGGTACGGGCCAGGATATTTGAGGGCAACATCCTTGAAATCCTGGTGCGGGACTGGGGACGCGGCATCCCGGATGTGGAGCAGGCCCGCCAGCCCATGTTCACCACCGGCGGGGAAGAGCGCAGCGGTATGGGGTTCACCATCATGGAAAGCTTCATGGATCATCTGACGGTTCGCTCCAAGCCGGGGAAGGGAACCACCGTGGTCATGCGCAGAAAGATCGCGGTGCGGGCCCATCTATGA
- a CDS encoding sigma-70 family RNA polymerase sigma factor: protein MSAQELLEAAQQGDQDACERMLKENAGLIWSIVRRYYGRGVESDDLYQLGCLGFLKAVRGFDFQYGTCFSTYAVPKIAGEIRRFLRDDGAVKVCRSIREQGQMLYRERERLRRELGREPVLSELAEATGMRLEEIAQIDLATEAPESLQQEIAEGLTLEGVLGGEAPEEGLVEKIALREAIDRLPEKERMTILLRFFKGFTQEQAARVLGVSQVQVSRLERRGLQRLRENFSP, encoded by the coding sequence ATGAGTGCTCAGGAGCTTCTGGAAGCCGCCCAACAGGGGGACCAGGACGCCTGTGAGCGGATGCTGAAGGAAAACGCGGGGCTGATCTGGAGCATTGTCCGGAGATATTACGGCCGCGGCGTGGAGTCGGACGACCTCTACCAATTGGGCTGCCTTGGGTTTTTGAAGGCGGTCCGCGGATTCGACTTCCAGTACGGCACTTGCTTTTCCACGTACGCCGTGCCGAAAATCGCCGGTGAAATCCGTCGTTTTTTGCGGGACGACGGAGCGGTAAAAGTATGCCGCAGTATACGGGAACAAGGACAAATGCTTTACAGGGAACGGGAGCGGCTGCGGCGGGAGTTGGGCCGGGAGCCGGTCCTTTCAGAACTGGCGGAGGCCACCGGAATGCGCCTGGAGGAGATCGCCCAGATCGACCTGGCCACCGAGGCGCCGGAATCGCTGCAGCAGGAGATAGCTGAGGGGCTGACGCTGGAGGGCGTGTTGGGCGGAGAGGCGCCGGAGGAGGGACTGGTGGAAAAAATTGCCCTCCGGGAGGCCATAGACCGCCTGCCGGAAAAAGAGCGGATGACCATTTTGCTCCGCTTTTTCAAAGGCTTTACTCAGGAGCAGGCGGCCCGGGTGCTTGGAGTCTCCCAGGTGCAGGTATCCCGCCTGGAGCGGCGGGGCCTTCAACGGCTGCGGGAGAATTTTTCGCCTTAA
- a CDS encoding YjdF family protein: protein MEENGSSLTVFFDPPFWVGVFERWSQGRWEACKVVFGAEPKEGELYGFLLRHYDHLRFSPSVEGFCSANKASNPKRAQRQAERLLSSSGVGTKAQQALQLYREQCKIERSVRVRARHQAEKDRRFDLRQKKRREKHKGH, encoded by the coding sequence ATGGAAGAAAACGGTTCAAGTCTCACGGTGTTTTTTGATCCCCCGTTTTGGGTGGGCGTCTTTGAGCGTTGGTCGCAGGGCAGATGGGAAGCCTGTAAAGTCGTCTTTGGCGCGGAGCCAAAAGAGGGCGAGCTCTACGGGTTTTTGCTCAGGCACTACGATCATCTCCGCTTCAGCCCGTCTGTGGAGGGCTTTTGCAGTGCCAATAAAGCCTCCAATCCCAAACGGGCCCAGCGGCAGGCGGAAAGGCTGCTCTCCTCTTCCGGCGTGGGCACCAAGGCCCAGCAGGCACTTCAGCTCTATCGGGAGCAGTGCAAAATAGAGCGCTCAGTCCGCGTGCGGGCCAGGCATCAGGCGGAAAAAGACCGTCGATTCGATCTGCGCCAGAAAAAGCGCCGGGAAAAACACAAGGGGCATTGA
- the fliB gene encoding flagellin lysine-N-methylase — translation MIRCVPDYYDDFRCLAERCPHSCCIGWEVMIDNDTAAFYQSVPGELGRRLRQALQRDEDNAYCFPLRGGRCPFLERGGLCEIYRRLGESHTSFICRTHPRFFDDYGSRREESLCASCPEVTRLVLSRDALFAESEWAGPSGPAPSLLNPLLRCRGTAFAILRREGPPLREKLGELLLFANEVQSRIDEGEEASLPQFAEEWTAPGLPVPDEAQRAEVWRRVLELLRKLDCLGDDWRSLLQTWPNSWVRGLPVYHAPEPLGQRTAVYFLFRYWLHSVWDGDVLSRAELCVLATAVAGSLNAPYPDCLRMFCREVEHCAENLDSLQDAFCHRFSLMDLLSLI, via the coding sequence ATGATACGCTGCGTCCCGGACTACTACGATGACTTCCGCTGTCTGGCGGAAAGATGCCCCCACAGCTGCTGCATCGGCTGGGAGGTGATGATAGACAACGACACCGCCGCTTTCTACCAGAGCGTGCCGGGCGAGCTGGGCCGGCGGCTGCGCCAGGCGCTGCAGCGGGATGAGGATAATGCATACTGCTTTCCCCTCCGGGGCGGGCGCTGCCCGTTTTTGGAGCGCGGCGGCCTCTGTGAAATTTACCGCCGATTGGGTGAATCGCACACAAGCTTCATCTGCCGAACCCATCCCCGGTTCTTTGACGATTACGGCTCCCGCCGTGAGGAAAGTCTCTGCGCCTCCTGCCCCGAGGTGACTCGGCTGGTTCTCTCCCGGGATGCCCTGTTTGCAGAGTCGGAGTGGGCGGGCCCCTCCGGCCCGGCCCCTTCCCTGCTGAACCCTCTTCTGCGCTGCCGTGGCACGGCCTTTGCGATTCTCCGCCGGGAAGGCCCTCCGCTCCGGGAAAAGTTAGGGGAGCTGCTCCTCTTTGCCAATGAGGTCCAGTCGCGCATCGACGAGGGTGAAGAAGCCTCTCTCCCGCAATTCGCTGAGGAATGGACGGCCCCGGGCCTCCCTGTCCCTGATGAAGCACAACGCGCCGAAGTCTGGCGCCGTGTGTTGGAACTGCTGCGGAAGCTGGACTGTTTGGGCGATGACTGGCGCAGCCTACTCCAAACGTGGCCCAACAGCTGGGTCAGGGGCCTCCCCGTCTATCACGCCCCGGAACCGCTGGGCCAGCGGACCGCCGTCTACTTTCTATTCCGGTACTGGCTGCACAGCGTCTGGGACGGCGACGTCCTCTCCAGGGCGGAACTCTGCGTGCTGGCCACCGCCGTGGCCGGTTCCCTCAACGCCCCCTATCCCGACTGCCTGCGGATGTTCTGCCGGGAGGTGGAACACTGCGCCGAAAACCTGGATTCACTGCAGGACGCCTTTTGCCATCGCTTCAGTTTGATGGACCTGCTGAGCCTGATATAA
- a CDS encoding STAS domain-containing protein (This anti-anti-sigma factor, or anti-sigma factor antagonist, belongs to a family that includes characterized members SpoIIAA, RsbV, RsfA, and RsfB.), with amino-acid sequence MKINATTVDRNLLLECRGELDHSGAKGAMRELDLAIDAALPLRLVLDFSGITFMDSSGIALILRAHHKMQLFGGNLVLCNVPSQAMRVLDAAGISRIVTIRQEERQ; translated from the coding sequence ATGAAAATCAATGCAACAACAGTTGACCGGAACCTCCTGCTGGAATGCAGGGGAGAACTGGACCACAGCGGCGCCAAGGGGGCCATGCGGGAGTTGGATCTGGCAATAGACGCGGCGCTGCCCCTGCGGCTTGTTTTGGATTTTTCCGGCATCACATTTATGGACAGCTCGGGTATCGCGCTGATTTTGCGGGCACACCATAAAATGCAGCTGTTCGGCGGGAACCTGGTGCTGTGCAACGTGCCGTCCCAGGCGATGCGGGTGCTGGACGCGGCAGGGATCAGCCGCATTGTGACCATTCGACAGGAGGAAAGACAATGA